A window from Deltaproteobacteria bacterium encodes these proteins:
- a CDS encoding single-stranded DNA-binding protein, translating to MPDTPLVRSARRLSKAVSALSFAPPTTHVYNPLDYAWSIHRRYLQEFGGGKKVAVFLGMNPGPYGMAQTGVPFGEVAHVRDWLGLSGKVAQPAHPHPKRPIQGFDCQRSEVSGARLWGWARRHHPDPRRFFDRFFVFNYCPLVFMEESGKNRTPDKLPAAEREPLFEACDRALIEALEQLRPEWVIGVGKFAEQRAREILGEGGPKIGTILHPSPASPLANRGWEPQVEQQLEAMGLSIGG from the coding sequence ATGCCCGACACGCCCCTCGTCCGCTCGGCCCGCCGCCTCTCGAAGGCGGTGAGCGCCCTCTCCTTCGCGCCGCCGACCACCCACGTCTACAACCCGCTGGACTACGCCTGGTCGATCCACCGCCGCTACCTCCAGGAGTTCGGCGGCGGGAAGAAGGTGGCGGTCTTCCTGGGCATGAACCCCGGCCCCTACGGGATGGCCCAGACCGGGGTGCCCTTCGGAGAGGTCGCCCACGTCCGCGACTGGCTGGGGCTCTCCGGCAAGGTCGCCCAGCCGGCCCACCCACACCCGAAGCGGCCCATCCAGGGCTTCGACTGCCAGCGCTCCGAGGTGAGCGGGGCGCGCCTCTGGGGCTGGGCGAGGCGGCACCACCCGGACCCCCGCCGCTTCTTCGACCGCTTCTTCGTCTTCAACTACTGCCCGCTGGTCTTCATGGAGGAGAGCGGGAAGAACCGGACCCCCGACAAGCTGCCGGCCGCCGAGCGCGAGCCCCTCTTCGAGGCCTGCGACCGGGCCCTGATCGAGGCCCTCGAGCAGCTTCGCCCCGAGTGGGTCATCGGCGTGGGGAAGTTCGCCGAGCAGCGAGCCCGCGAGATCCTCGGCGAGGGCGGCCCGAAGATCGGGACGATCCTCCACCCGAGCCCGGCGAGCCCCCTGGCCAACCGGGGCTGGGAGCCGCAGGTCGAGCAACAGCTGGAGGCGATGGGTCTCTCCATCGGAGGGTGA